In Pseudomonas saponiphila, the genomic stretch GCCAGAAATAGCTGCGCAAGCAATCTCTGTCGTCTCTAGATCGGCGTGATGCGCAGAATCTGAATGCTGTTCTGCTCTTTCAGGCTCTTGAGAGTGGGGGCTTCGATACGTCCGTCCAGATCATTCAGATCCAGTTCGGCACTGACCGGCAGCAACTTGGCCCTAACCAGCTGCGCGGCCCGCTCCAGCGTCGGCTCCTGCTCGCAATCGAAGTCCTCGACGGACTGGACACCATGATCATCCACGAAAGTGACTTGCCACTTTTGCATCAGCGCCTCCTCGATAGCCCTGTCAGTGGGCCTACAGCATCTCGACCTTGAGCCAGAGGCAAACGTTCCGCGACACGGGCAGGCCAGCCAAGAAAAAGGCCGCTCGGAGGCGGCCTTGATCGAACCCTTGGACCGTCAGCCGGTCACGGCTTTTCGGCACGGGTCTTGAGCGCCTTCAGGGTGTTGAAAGGGGCGTCCACCACGAACTTGTTGGCCAACCAGGACGGCACGCTGCCACCAGGCTCGGTGTGCACCTGATAGGTCACTTCGACCTGATCGGCACCTTTGGGCACGAACTTCCAGTAACCCTCGACCTGGGATACGCGCACGAAACCTTTCTCTTCCGGGATGTAGGTCGGCACACCTTCCAGCTTGCGGGTCAGGCTGCCGTCTGCGGCTTCGCTGGTAGTGATGTGCAGCACCGAGTCACGCGCAGTGACCGGCCAAGGCGTGTTGAACTGGGTGTAGGTCCAGGTTTGATCGCCTTCGTGCTTGAGCAGTTTCTGGGTCTTGCACTCATGGATCCAGGCGCAGGCACCCACCACGTCTTCCTGCAATGCACGCAGCTTGCCGATGGAGGTCTTCATGGTGGTAACACCACGGTAGGCCTTGTATTTGGAGCCGGCCACTTCACTCAAGGAAATCTTGATGCCGTCTTCGTCCTTCGCCGTTTGCCAGTCTTCGGCGTGGGCCGTTGCCGACAACAGCACGGTGAAGCCACAGAGCACAGCCATTCGATACAGCGAACCCATTGTCTTATTCCTTATTGTTGAAGTTCCGTTCATTAAGAACACTCTAAGCCGCTGTCACTTGTTCCCACCATCCGAGCAAGCGGATGGCATCTTCCCGGCTTTCGCCGCACACCTCGGGATCTGCCTGAAACGCGCCGCACACCGCTGGCCGCTCCGGCCTACCGAACAAGCCACACAGGTGTTCGACAGACAGGTGCAGGCAACGTTCTCCCGCCGGCTTGCCATTGGGCATTCCGGGGATCGGTGAGCTGATGGAAGGGGCAATGCAGCAGGCGCCACAACCTTCACGGCATTTCATGACGAAAGCTCCTCGCGACAAGCATAGTGTTGAATGACGCCGGACAAGAGTAACCGCTAAAACAGCCGTTTAAAATTACTCAAAGAACGGATTTGACGCACAACCGTGCGTGACTGATCAGTCTCCGACAAAGCGTCGCTGCAGCCAGTCACAAACAGGTTGAAGAATTTACTGCTTGAATTCGAAATCCAGGGCCGCGCCTTCGATTTCACGACGCTCCTCATTGCGCAACTGCAACTGCATTTCGTTGCTCAGCAAGCGACCATTGAGTTGGAACGGACTGCTTTCCTTGGGCTTCTCGCCAAACATCTGCGGCAGCAAAGGTTCGCGCTTGGGCAATGGCACACTGCCGACAGGTTGCAGATGCTTGACCATTTCCGGCGGCAGGCTCAGGTCCAGCTTGGGGCTCTTCAACGGCGTCTTGATGTCTTGATAGGCCCACTTGGATTTGGGCTTGGCTGCTGCCTTCTTGCTTGCCGGCTTGCTCTTGCCAGCGCTGGCCTGGGCTTTGGCCTTGCTCGCCGAGGTCTGCTTGGCGGTAGCTGGCTTGCTCGGGTGGGTGCTGCTGGCAGCCGGTTTATCGGTGGCCGAGGCTGCCTGGACAGGCGTGACAGCGACAACTCCCAACAGGCAGGCAGATAACCAGATGGCAGGAAAAAAGGCATTCATAAAGGCAGGTAGATCGACAAAAGGTTTCCTATGCTCGCT encodes the following:
- a CDS encoding START domain-containing protein — translated: MGSLYRMAVLCGFTVLLSATAHAEDWQTAKDEDGIKISLSEVAGSKYKAYRGVTTMKTSIGKLRALQEDVVGACAWIHECKTQKLLKHEGDQTWTYTQFNTPWPVTARDSVLHITTSEAADGSLTRKLEGVPTYIPEEKGFVRVSQVEGYWKFVPKGADQVEVTYQVHTEPGGSVPSWLANKFVVDAPFNTLKALKTRAEKP
- a CDS encoding YkgJ family cysteine cluster protein gives rise to the protein MKCREGCGACCIAPSISSPIPGMPNGKPAGERCLHLSVEHLCGLFGRPERPAVCGAFQADPEVCGESREDAIRLLGWWEQVTAA